The Pseudophaeobacter arcticus DSM 23566 genome includes a region encoding these proteins:
- a CDS encoding sigma-70 family RNA polymerase sigma factor, which translates to MSQLTVWLVAVRDHRDRDAFGGLFDYFAPRLKGFIMRSGTSAAQAEEIVQDVMLTVWRKAAMFDPHRAQASAWIYQIARNRQIDIIRKENRPVPDELAQDPGSEPDASQILALGQEAEQLKSALGLLQPDQKEMIEKAYMGDLTHQEISIQTGLPLGTVKSRIRLGLNRLRKELKGLR; encoded by the coding sequence ATGTCTCAACTGACGGTCTGGCTTGTCGCGGTGCGGGATCACCGGGACCGCGATGCCTTTGGCGGGCTGTTCGACTACTTTGCGCCTCGGCTCAAGGGATTTATCATGCGTAGTGGTACCAGCGCAGCCCAAGCAGAAGAAATTGTTCAGGATGTGATGCTGACAGTTTGGCGCAAGGCGGCGATGTTCGATCCCCACCGCGCCCAGGCCTCGGCCTGGATTTATCAAATCGCGCGAAATCGGCAGATAGATATAATCCGCAAGGAAAACCGGCCTGTGCCTGATGAGTTGGCGCAGGACCCCGGGTCAGAACCGGATGCCAGCCAAATCCTGGCTTTGGGCCAAGAGGCCGAACAGCTCAAAAGCGCCTTGGGCCTGCTGCAGCCTGATCAAAAAGAGATGATCGAGAAAGCCTATATGGGGGATCTCACGCATCAGGAAATCAGCATTCAAACCGGACTGCCACTGGGCACTGTAAAATCACGTATTCGCCTGGGCCTTAACCGTTTGCGCAAAGAACTGAAGGGGTTGCGCTAG
- a CDS encoding ChrR family anti-sigma-E factor, which produces MSAITHHIPDPMMAAYVSGTLPHPFAMVVATHISLCADCRAAHGAHQTLGGALLERGDNVAVTDGLKSNVMARLDDPVRPEPIYDARDIYPGPVMAALKGRSPRWKTLGMGVRQSILSATKTGSVRLLYIPAGQAVPDHSHNGLELTLVLQGSFSDETGRYGAGDVEIADEDLEHTPIADAGDACICLAATDAPLRFNAFMPRLLQPFFRI; this is translated from the coding sequence ATGTCTGCAATCACACACCATATTCCAGATCCCATGATGGCAGCCTATGTCTCTGGCACTCTGCCTCACCCTTTTGCAATGGTTGTCGCAACCCATATTTCGCTTTGTGCGGACTGCCGCGCGGCGCATGGTGCACATCAAACGCTGGGCGGGGCATTGCTGGAGCGCGGTGACAATGTTGCGGTGACTGACGGCTTGAAGTCCAATGTTATGGCGCGGCTTGATGATCCCGTGCGACCAGAACCGATATACGACGCGCGGGATATCTATCCGGGTCCGGTCATGGCGGCCTTGAAAGGCCGATCACCGCGCTGGAAAACGCTCGGCATGGGGGTCAGGCAAAGCATCCTGTCTGCAACAAAAACGGGGTCGGTCCGGTTATTGTACATCCCGGCAGGGCAAGCGGTTCCCGACCATAGCCACAACGGGCTGGAGCTGACACTGGTTCTGCAAGGGAGCTTTAGTGATGAAACCGGACGCTATGGCGCTGGTGATGTTGAAATCGCTGATGAAGACCTGGAACACACCCCAATAGCGGATGCAGGGGATGCCTGTATTTGCCTGGCAGCAACGGATGCACCACTGCGGTTCAACGCCTTTATGCCGCGACTGCTGCAACCCTTTTTCCGCATATAA